The stretch of DNA CCGGACACCCTCTTCGGAGCGACGTTCATGGTCCTCGCTCCGGAGCATCCGCTCGTGGAGCGGCTCACCGCGCCGGCCCGTCGCCCGGAGGTCGAGGCGTACGTCGCCCGGGCCCGCACGGAGACGGAGATCGATCGGTTGTCCGCCGACCGGGAGAAGACCGGCGTCGCCCTCGGCGCTGACGCGATCAACCCCGTCAACGGGACGCGGATCCCGATCTTCATCGCCGACTATGTCCTCTCCGGCTACGGGACCGGGGCGATCATGGCCGTGCCGGCCCACGATGAGCGCGACTTCGCCTTCGCGAAGCGATTCGGCCTGCCGATCGTCCGCGTCGTCGCTCCAGCCTCGGTGGCGAGCTCGCTCTCCGACGCGGCCGACGCCGGAGCCGACGCCGGCCCGGCCGACGACCACGCGATGGAGGACGCCTACGTCGCCCACACCGCCGACGAGATCCTCGTGAACTCGGGGCGCTTCAGCGGGCTCTCCGCCCCGGACGGTCACCGGGCGATCGTGGAGTGGCTCGCGGCGGACGGCCGCGCCCACGCGACCGTGACCTACCGCATCCGCGACTGGCTCATCAGCCGCCAGCGTTACTGGGGCACGCCGATCCCGGTCATCTACTGCGATCGCGACGGCGTCGTGCCGGTCCCGGACGCCGACCTGCCGGTCCGCCTTCCGGAGACGGTGGACTACCAGGGCAGCGGCGACAATCCCCTCAAGCGGGACGCGGCGTTCGTCGACATCGCCTGCCCCCGCTGCGGCGGGCCGGCCCGTCGCGAGACGGACACCATGGACACGTTCATGGACTCCTCGTGGTACTGGTTCCGCTACCTCTCGCCGCACGAGGACCGAGCGCCCGTGGACCGTGCCATCGCCGATCGCTGGAGCCCCGTCGACCAGTACACCGGCGGCGCCGAGCACGCGGTCATGCATCTGCTCTACAGCCGGTTCTTCACGAAGGCGATGGCGGACCTCGGGCTCGTTGGCGTCCGCGAGCCGTTCCGCCGGCTGTTCAACCAGGGTCAGGTCCTCGGCGCGGACGGCGAGCGGATGAGCAAGAGCCGCGGCAACGTCCAGGACCCGGACGAGCTCATCGCGCGCTACGGGGCGGACACGGTGCGCCTCTTCCTCATGTTCATGGGCCCGTGGGATCAGGGCGGGCCGTGGAGCCCGACGGGGATCGGCGGTGTCCATCGGTTCCTCAACCGGATCTGGACGCTCGTCCTCGACCCAACCGGTCACGAGCCCGGCGACGCCGAGGCCGGGCGGCTCCCGGCGGGCCTCGATGCCGCCGCAGCCGAGCGAGCCATCCGGACGGCCGCCCACCGGACGCTCCGGGTGGTCAGCGGCGAATACGCCGAGTTCAAGTTCAACACGATGATCTCCCACCTCATGGAGCTGTCGAACACGCTCGTCCGCTACCGCGGGACGCCGGTCGTCGGCGGGCCGGCGTGGGACGAGGCGATCGAGTTGCTCCTCCTCATGCTCGCCCCCGCGGCGCCGCACATCGCCGAGGAGCTGTGGGAGCGACGGGCGGCGGCGAGCGGCCGGCCGTGGTCGTCCATCCACACCGCGCGCTGGCCGGAGGTCGATCCGGCGGTCGCGACCGAGGAGACCCGCGAGGTCCCCATCCAGGTCAACGGCCGCGTCCGCGATCGCGTCGTCGTGCCCGTCGGCATCGGCGAGGCGGAGCTCGAGTCGATCGTCCTCGGCCGCGAGAAAGTCGTCGCGGCGCTCGGCGGCCGGCCGCCACGACGGGTCATCCACGCCGGCGGTCGGCTCGTCAACATCGTCCTCGGCTAGCGCGAAGCCGGCGCGGAGACCTCGAGGCCGGCGGGCGTTGTCGACCAACGCAGACCCGCCCGGCATCTGCCGGCTCCGGTTCCATCGGGCGGGATGCGGCGCGGCATGCCGTTCGTGCCAGATGACCCCCAGGTGGGCGTTGGTCACCGACTCCCCGCGCGGCGCTGGCTGACCTGAGCGTGGATCGGGCCGGGTCGGCACGTCGATCCTGCCAGATGCGCGGGGGAGGGCCACCTGTCACCGACCTGCAGACCAGTGCCCGCCTCATGGCCATCTGCCGGAACCTGGGACGGAGGGCTCGATCCGATGGCCATCCTCGTCAACGACGTGTCCGGGGATCACGGCCGGCGCGGCTAGCGCGAAGCCGGCGCGGCTAGCGCGGTCCCGGTCGCCCTGAGGCGGGCCCGATGTCGGGCCGCCTTGGCCCGGTTGCCGCACGACGCCATCTCGCACCAGCGGCGCCGATGCGTCGGTGACGAGTCGAAGAAGACCCAGCGGCACGTGTCGTTCGCGCAGATCCGGAGCCGCTCCGCGTCGTGGCCGGTCACCACCCGGGCGACCCGCTCCGCGATCCGGCCGAGGACATCGTCGAGCGGGTCCCCGTCGTGTCGATGGCCCAGGACGAGATCGCCATCCCCGCTCACGAGGACGAGCCGCTGCCGGGCGGCGAGCGCCCGATTGACCTCGTCGAGCGCCCGCGGGTCGGCGAACCCACGCTCGACCGCCGCCCGGACCACCTCGCGCAGTGCCTCCCGCACGGAGCGCACCCGGCGGAGGGCGGCGTCACCTGCGGGTCCATCTGCCTTGAGCGCCGCAAGTTCGGGATCGATCGGGCCGTGCACCAGGCGGTGGTCCTGCAACCAATCGATCGCGTCGCCGGCCGTCTCGAGGTGATCGACGAGCAGCCCGCGCTCGAGGGCGGCGGTGTCGATGAAGTCGAGGGCGGCATCGATGTCAAGGTCATGGCTGTGACGGATCGGGTCCATCGCGTGCATATAACCAGCATATAGGAATTGACAGGTTACGTGCAATGGGCTACGCTGCGGTAACCACTAACTAACTGTGCACCAGTTATTCCGAAGGTGGCCCATGCCCGGTCTCGCGATCCTCTTCCTCGTCCTCGCGGCGCTGCTCCTGCTCGACGTCGCCGCGATCTCTCTCGGCGTCGATTCGCGAGAGCTCGATCCCCGGCCGGCGACGCCCGCGGAGGATTTCTGATGTGGTACCACCTCTACGATCGGGCCCGGGAGCTCGCCGCGGAACGAGAACGCGACGACCGGCGCGACCGCCTCGCCCGCTTCGCCCGTCGACCCGCGGATCCGGCCGCGCCCCGGCGGTCGGCGGCCCATTCCGCCCTCCGTCATTCGTCCGCTCGCGCTCTCCTTGCCCTCGGGCGGTCGGCCGCCCGCCTCGCCCAGGCGCTCGACGCCGACGCAGGACCGTCGATCACGTCCGAGCCTCTCGAGCGCGCCTGAGAACCGGCGGCCGCGCAGTTCCCCGGAAGAGGCAATGGCCAACGCACGGCTAACGTTGACAGTTCTTGTCATAGCGAGCCAGGCTACGGCTAATGCGACGAACATTAGCCGTAGCTGTGGCGTGAGACTCCCGGAGCGTGCCCGAGACGGGCGGGAAGGAGATCAGGGATGGCCGAGCAGCTCGTGATCGAGTCGTATCCGAAGCTCCGGCAGGTTCTGGGCGAGGACGGCTTCAAGGAGCTCGCCAGGCTGATCCGCACGACCTACGAAGCCAACGAGCAGCGCCGACGGCGCGAACCCGACGAGGCCGTGCGCGAGGTGAAAGGGAGCTTCGAGGGACGAACCGGGTCCTGAAAGAGGTGGCGACGCCTTCATCGCGGAGGTGATGAACGAGTCAGGGGCGCGATCAGGGATGCGCGACGCCCGACACGGACCAGCGCGCCGTCGGCCTCCCGGCGCACGACGATCCCGCTGGTACCTGCGGGGGGCTGGTCGTCGCGGGCGCCGGGTCGGTCGGTTGTTCGGGCGGGAGTTCTTCCCTGAGGACTTCGTGGATGGCCGATCGAAAGCGAGCGTCCGCCTCCATCCGGTTACTCGAGCGACAGGTAGTCTCTCGGAAGTCTGGACACGGCGATGACTCGCACACGCACGACCGCCGGAGCATCGCATGTTCTGGGAGCCGGACTGTCTTGGCTCGTCACCACCGTCGCCGAGGCGAGTTATCCCTCCCGTCCGGAGAACGACAGCTCGCTCGCTGCCGGCAGCGACTCGGCTGTCTCCTGCGTCCCGGCAGCGGCCTGGCGCTCGAACTGGGTCCGATAGAGCTCGGCGTAGAGGCCGTCCGCGGCGAGAAGGTCGGCATGCGTGCCCCACTCGACAACCCGTCCCTCGGAGATGACGAGGATCTGGTCCGCCTCGCGCACGGTCGAAAGTCGGTGCGCGATGACGATCGACGTTCGCCCGACAAGGGCGGTCTTGAGGGCCAGCTGCACCGCCATCTCCGACTCCGAGTCGAGGTGCGCCGTGGCCTCGTCGAGCACCACAACATCGGGTGCCTTGAGCAGGAGGCGGGCGATGGCCAGCCGCTGCTTCTCGCCTCCCGAGAGCCGGTATCCGCGGTCACCGACGAGGGTGTCGAGGCCCTCCGGCAGTGACTCGATCAAAGGCAGGATCTGGGCGGCCTGCAAGGCCTCGACGAGCTCCTCGTCCGAGGCGCCGGGCTTCGCAAAGAGCAGGTTGGCCCGGATCGTGTCATGGAGCATGTGAGCGTCCTGGGTGACCATGCCGACGATGCGCTGGATCGAGTCGAGGGTGGCGTCACGCACGTCGACGCCATTGATGCGGACCGCGCCCGAACGCACGTCGTAGAGCCGGGGGATGAGATGGCTGATCGTGGTCTTGCCCGCTCCGGACGGACCGACCAACGCCACCAGCTGGCCGGGTTGGACCGTGAACGACACGTCGAAGAGCACCTGCTGGGAAGGGGCCTGGCCGAGGACCGCGACCGACTCGAGAGATGCCAGCGACACCTCCTCGGGCCTCGGGTAGCTGAAGTCGACGTGGTCGAATTCGATCGTCGCGGGTCCTTGCGGGATGGCGACCGCGGCCGCCTTCTCGGCGACCGCGGGCTCCAGATCCAGCACCTCGAAGACGCGGTCGAAGGAGATCAGGGCAGTCATGATGTCGACCTGCACATTCGAAAGTGCCGTGAGGGGACCGTACAGACGGTTCAAATAGGCCGTCAGGGCCACGAGAGTACCGATCTGGAGGGTGCCTGTGGCCGCGAGGACCCCGCCCCACCCGTACACGAGCGCCGTCGCCAGCGCAGCCGTGAAGATGAGCGCCGCACTGAAGACCCGCGTGTACAGAGCCCGCGTGACCCCGATATCGCGCACCCTGCCGGCCTTCTCCTCGAAGCTCCGGATCTCACGCTCAGGTTGACCGAAGAGCTTCACGAGCAGCGCTCCCGCCACGTTGAAGCGTTCGACCATCGTGGAGGTCATCGTGGCGTTGAGGTTGTAGCTCTCCCGCGTGATCGCCTGAATGCGCCTGCCCACCCAGCGGGCGGGCAGGACGATGACCGGGAGGAGAGCGAGTGCGACGAGGGTGATCTGCCAGGACAGGAGGGCCATCGCCACGAGCGTGATCGCCACGCCGACCACGTTGCCGACCACCGAGGAGAAGGTGTCGGTGAATGCCCGCTGCGCGTCCATCACGTCGTTGTTGAGGCGGCTGACCAGGGCTCCGGTCTGGGTGCGCGTGAAGAAGGCAATCGGCATGCGCTGGAAGTGCGCGAACACCTGCGTCCGCATATCGAAGATGAGCCCCTCGCCGATCTGCGCGGAGATCCACCGCTGCCACAGGGAAAGGGCGGCGTCGGCCAGTGCCAGGCCGGCCAGGGCGACGGCCAGCTCAACGACGAGCCCGGTGTTCCTGGGCAGGATGCCGTCGTCGATGATGCCGCGGTAGATGAGCGGAGTCGCCGCATCCATCAGCGCGCCCACGACGATCAGTACCAGGAACACGAGCAGCATCCGCCGGTAGGGGGCCGCGAACCGCAGGATCCGCCGGAAGATGCCCGGCGAGAGCTTCTGGGCGGTGACCGAGGCGTCGCGGCGGAAGGAGCGCATCAGCCCCCCACCCCTCATCCCCCCGCCTGGCCCGTCTCGGATGCTCATGCGCCACGCCTCTTCCTGGTGCTTTGCGAGCGATTCCTTCGGCTTCCTCGCCATCATCGCCGCCCGTCGGCCCGCCGTCCCGACGGGCCGGTGCGTCCGAGCGCGGCGTGGTCTCCGGATCGCCCCGGCACGCCGGGGCCGAACGCACGGTTCCGCGCGTCTCCCAACGCTACCCGACGAGCGGCGGTACCACACGAACCACCCGTGGTGTTGCGTTGCCCCCGCCTCCCGCGCGATTGATTTGGCGAGCCGAGGAGCGACCGCTCAGGGCACCCGCGATGCTGCCTGGCGGGTGGCCCCGCCCTTCGGACTCACCAGGGCGAACCAATACGGCCACGACCGGCATCCCCATAGCGACGGGTGCGATCACCACGATCGCCGCGATCGCCGCCGGAGCGGCGCCCGACAAGAGGTTCGCGAGCATCATCGCCGCGTCGGCGAGGACGGGATCCCGCTTGGACCCAGGGAGAGCGGCCCGACCGGCCAGCGTCCAGCGTCGCTCCACCGAGCGGTACAGGAGATAGACGGTGAAGGTGGTCACGATCCAGCCGAGGTAGTTCTGGACCGGGACCCCGTAGTAGGGACCACCGCGCTCCCACACCCAGGCGCCAACGGTCGGACCGGAGAGGATGGGATCGACCACGAGATCCCAGGCTGTCATCACGAGGGCGCCGACGAGGGCCAGACGGACGAGGTGGCCGCGGCCCCCGGGCGTGCCGACCGGCCATCCGTCCACGATCAGGTTGGCCACCACGTAACTCGGGTAGACCATCATGAACCAGGCCAGTGGGATGAGGACCGGGACCGAGCCGAGCCACGGGCCAAGGGTCGAGGTGTAGTGGTACGGGCCGTAGACGAGCCCCGTGACGACGCCGATCTCCTCGAAGATCCAGGACGTGACCGTTGTGATCGCGAAGAAGGCCGGGGTGAGCCGTCCGCCCAGCGCGACTGACGCATGCCACAGGCTGAAGACCAGGAGGATGAGGATCAGGCTGTTCAGGCCGCCCAGGATCACCGGCAGCGCGACCAGTCCCGCCAGCAGCCGCCGCAGCATGCCGTCCTACACGAGGACGGCCAAGAACACGCTCGCCACGACAAGCCGGTTGTGTCCATCGATGGGCGTGCCTCGTCATCGGGACGATGGGGCGGGGCCGCGGGTAAAGCCGGAGCTTCCCGGTCCCACCATCGTGTATGCAGTACGGAGCCCGCCGCTGTCAACGGGTACGCCATCCTCCGGCGGCTCGAGGGCGGAGGCGGACCGGACGTGGCCGGACGTGGCCGGACGTGGCCGGACGTGGTGGAGGCGATCGGCGTGTGATCCGATCCAGTTGCGCCGCGGCGATCGCGCCCTGCCTAGACTGGCACGCATGAACGACGTGAAGCTTGGCGCACTTTGCTGGAACCAGTACACGGACTGGCCTTCCCTGCTACAGGCCGGCGTCCGGGCCGAGCGGCTCGGCTATGACGGCCTCTGGACATGGGACCACGTCTATCCGATCGTCGGCTCGGCGGACGGCCCGATGTTCGAGGGCTGGCTGACGATCGCCGCCTGGGCGGCCGCCACGAGCCGGGCGACGGTGGGCCTCATGGTCGGCGCGAACACGTTCCGCGAGCCGTCGCTCGTCGCGAAGATGGCGACGACGCTCGACCATATCAGCGGTGGCCGAGCGGTCCTCGGGATCGGCGCCGCGTGGTTCGAGACGGAGCACACCGCGTTCGGCTTCCGGTTCGGGTCAGGAGCTCCGGAGCGGCTCCGCTGGCTCGGCGAGGCGCTGCCGATCATCCGGGGCATGCTCGACGGGACGGCGCCGAGCGGCGCCGGCGTGCGGTACCACGCTCGCGAGGTGAAGAACGATCCGCCGCCGGTCCAGCGCCAGCTGCCGCTCCTCGTGGGCGGCGGCGGCGAGCGGGTGACGCTGCGGCTCGTCGCCCGCTACGCGGACGCGAACAACCTCGGTGGCGGTTTCGAGACGGTGAAGCGCAAGGACGCGATCCTCCGCGAGCACTGCGAGGCCGTCGGGCGCGATCACACGGAGATCGAACGGACGACCGGGCTCGGCACCGTCGTCATCCGCGATTCGCGGGCCGAGGCGCAGCGCGTCCAGGCCGCGATCATGGCGCGCAACGGCGGTGCCCGGGTCTGGGCGCATCAGCCGGTTGGCACGCCGGAGGACGTGGTCGAGATGCTCGCCCCCTACGCGAGCATCGGCTATCGCCACCTCATCGCCGGGTTCCCCGCGCCGTACGACGAGGAATCGATGACCCGGTTCGCGACGGAGGTCCGACCGAAGCTCGCGGCGCTCGGCTGACCGACCGACGGTCGACTGACGGCCGACGGCGGACGGAGCGCCCTGCCGAGTGAGCCTGCCAAGGAGTCCAGGTAAGTCGCAGCTAAGCCGGCTCGGATAGCGTTCGTCATGTCGGCCGCACGACCTCGGATGTGCCCCCGAGGTCGTGCGGCCGGACCATCGGGACGCCGGGCCGGCCATCGACGCGCGACGCCCGACTGACGTCCCGTCCCGATCCTCCCGCCGACGGAGGACCGTGTGGACGACCGGCAGGCGCCATGGCGCGCCTTCGAGCTCGGCGAGCCGGCGACTCCCGTCGAGGCGCCATCAGCGGATGCGTCCGGAGGGCCGCGAGCGACGCGGGCGTCCCTTCCGATCGGCTGGGTCATCGGTGCCGTGGTCGCGCTCGTCCTCCTCGCCGGAACGGCCGCGATCCTCCTCGCCACGGCACCCCACGGGTCGACGACGTTCGGGTCGACGTCGTTCGAGAAGCCTGCGTCCGCGGCCGCCGATCCGCTGGCGAGCGCGGAGCCCGTCGGACCGGTGGTGGAGGTTTCGGGCGCGGTCCTCCATCCAGGCGTCGTCCGTCTCCGCAGCGGAGCTCGGGTGGCCGACGCGATCGCGGCGGCGGGCGGCTATTCCCCTCGCGTGGAC from Chloroflexota bacterium encodes:
- a CDS encoding carotenoid biosynthesis protein — its product is MLRRLLAGLVALPVILGGLNSLILILLVFSLWHASVALGGRLTPAFFAITTVTSWIFEEIGVVTGLVYGPYHYTSTLGPWLGSVPVLIPLAWFMMVYPSYVVANLIVDGWPVGTPGGRGHLVRLALVGALVMTAWDLVVDPILSGPTVGAWVWERGGPYYGVPVQNYLGWIVTTFTVYLLYRSVERRWTLAGRAALPGSKRDPVLADAAMMLANLLSGAAPAAIAAIVVIAPVAMGMPVVAVLVRPGESEGRGHPPGSIAGALSGRSSARQINRAGGGGNATPRVVRVVPPLVG
- a CDS encoding CGNR zinc finger domain-containing protein produces the protein MHAMDPIRHSHDLDIDAALDFIDTAALERGLLVDHLETAGDAIDWLQDHRLVHGPIDPELAALKADGPAGDAALRRVRSVREALREVVRAAVERGFADPRALDEVNRALAARQRLVLVSGDGDLVLGHRHDGDPLDDVLGRIAERVARVVTGHDAERLRICANDTCRWVFFDSSPTHRRRWCEMASCGNRAKAARHRARLRATGTALAAPASR
- a CDS encoding leucine--tRNA ligase, coding for MTTTDETQPARAGRARVERYDPTEIEPRWQARWAGLDLYRTDLGDESRPSYYLLTMYPYPSGDLHIGHWYVKTPTDALARFHRMHGENVFLPIGFDAFGLPAENAAIRNRIHPRAWTMSNIENMRRQLRSMGATFDWSAEVVTCQPEYYRWNQWLFLRLLEAGLAYRQRSPVDWCPNDGTLAREQVEGADRHCWRCGAKVEKRDLEQWFLRITRYADELLDFSGIDWPEPVRIQQTNWIGRSEGAEIVFTTAPDDHQPGGDELRVFTTRPDTLFGATFMVLAPEHPLVERLTAPARRPEVEAYVARARTETEIDRLSADREKTGVALGADAINPVNGTRIPIFIADYVLSGYGTGAIMAVPAHDERDFAFAKRFGLPIVRVVAPASVASSLSDAADAGADAGPADDHAMEDAYVAHTADEILVNSGRFSGLSAPDGHRAIVEWLAADGRAHATVTYRIRDWLISRQRYWGTPIPVIYCDRDGVVPVPDADLPVRLPETVDYQGSGDNPLKRDAAFVDIACPRCGGPARRETDTMDTFMDSSWYWFRYLSPHEDRAPVDRAIADRWSPVDQYTGGAEHAVMHLLYSRFFTKAMADLGLVGVREPFRRLFNQGQVLGADGERMSKSRGNVQDPDELIARYGADTVRLFLMFMGPWDQGGPWSPTGIGGVHRFLNRIWTLVLDPTGHEPGDAEAGRLPAGLDAAAAERAIRTAAHRTLRVVSGEYAEFKFNTMISHLMELSNTLVRYRGTPVVGGPAWDEAIELLLLMLAPAAPHIAEELWERRAAASGRPWSSIHTARWPEVDPAVATEETREVPIQVNGRVRDRVVVPVGIGEAELESIVLGREKVVAALGGRPPRRVIHAGGRLVNIVLG
- a CDS encoding ABC transporter ATP-binding protein, with translation MSIRDGPGGGMRGGGLMRSFRRDASVTAQKLSPGIFRRILRFAAPYRRMLLVFLVLIVVGALMDAATPLIYRGIIDDGILPRNTGLVVELAVALAGLALADAALSLWQRWISAQIGEGLIFDMRTQVFAHFQRMPIAFFTRTQTGALVSRLNNDVMDAQRAFTDTFSSVVGNVVGVAITLVAMALLSWQITLVALALLPVIVLPARWVGRRIQAITRESYNLNATMTSTMVERFNVAGALLVKLFGQPEREIRSFEEKAGRVRDIGVTRALYTRVFSAALIFTAALATALVYGWGGVLAATGTLQIGTLVALTAYLNRLYGPLTALSNVQVDIMTALISFDRVFEVLDLEPAVAEKAAAVAIPQGPATIEFDHVDFSYPRPEEVSLASLESVAVLGQAPSQQVLFDVSFTVQPGQLVALVGPSGAGKTTISHLIPRLYDVRSGAVRINGVDVRDATLDSIQRIVGMVTQDAHMLHDTIRANLLFAKPGASDEELVEALQAAQILPLIESLPEGLDTLVGDRGYRLSGGEKQRLAIARLLLKAPDVVVLDEATAHLDSESEMAVQLALKTALVGRTSIVIAHRLSTVREADQILVISEGRVVEWGTHADLLAADGLYAELYRTQFERQAAAGTQETAESLPAASELSFSGREG
- a CDS encoding helix-hairpin-helix domain-containing protein encodes the protein MDDRQAPWRAFELGEPATPVEAPSADASGGPRATRASLPIGWVIGAVVALVLLAGTAAILLATAPHGSTTFGSTSFEKPASAAADPLASAEPVGPVVEVSGAVLHPGVVRLRSGARVADAIAAAGGYSPRVDAARADRELNLARLVTDGDEVRVPSRDDQPAYRGSAAPSSGRSGGAGGSGGAEGSAGPLDLNTATAAQLDTLPGIGPVTAAKIVAARATARFTAIDDLRTRKLVGASTFQKLRALVVVH
- a CDS encoding LLM class flavin-dependent oxidoreductase, with the translated sequence MNDVKLGALCWNQYTDWPSLLQAGVRAERLGYDGLWTWDHVYPIVGSADGPMFEGWLTIAAWAAATSRATVGLMVGANTFREPSLVAKMATTLDHISGGRAVLGIGAAWFETEHTAFGFRFGSGAPERLRWLGEALPIIRGMLDGTAPSGAGVRYHAREVKNDPPPVQRQLPLLVGGGGERVTLRLVARYADANNLGGGFETVKRKDAILREHCEAVGRDHTEIERTTGLGTVVIRDSRAEAQRVQAAIMARNGGARVWAHQPVGTPEDVVEMLAPYASIGYRHLIAGFPAPYDEESMTRFATEVRPKLAALG